Proteins encoded in a region of the Falco rusticolus isolate bFalRus1 chromosome 10, bFalRus1.pri, whole genome shotgun sequence genome:
- the LOC119154584 gene encoding inner centromere protein isoform X6, producing MAGPAQLPAVCGRRLAQLLRQVDDTDLQWLAEIREEAAKMFTSHYSDEPELMPKTPSQKSRQRRKRLSALREENQEPGRKRLSRKRNSSLRLAPRARCSQRLRNKENLELSRAEAKDVSPPKRVTRSQTATLAKSTESFPKMPPGQQAGEKVPLSEADIGDHVNMMTDLQKSASKPAKQLSTTILLSLDDCSPEKIWVAKSPPVPAATELIVPHTPEASDAQESKPASWLNKAKAANSTVILSETPGLEEVHETAQVQEGSDKEPSQPIRDSPETPTGSRLSRHSVRRSLMGKTSLIHRTSLAEKYSLASKRESMIRKSVTRTMVKRKAAQKSSVSSSCMDISSSGAVPEDEETVVKTRSPPGPSPPSKLNPQSPQMSLRSQTMSRNEQLQETSNNESNLNKKGETQESPQSARRKPSYKRAVDECYDSQQAEDGGLSPPRRKTPSPAFPASKVVRPFKTFLHTVQKNQLLMMPASVGKNGVIKSFIRYNTPIQSDPKEKERQKLETLRKKQEAEQLRKQKLEEEKKRRLGEAKLKREERLRKVLQARERAEQIKEERKRRIEQKIALFDEKTEKVREERLAEEKIKKKAAAKKMEEAEARRRHDEEARKQKALQQEEEERRHRELIQKRKEEEQERARKIAEQRQAEQEREKQLAAERELERKKEQERIQAEKLREKQEKAARLQKEVLAAKEQLRKEMEKKENSPVCTSYQMTPRAQKDPKPPPVNPDNYGMDLNSDDSTDDESQPRKPIPAWATGNQLSQTVMHQYYNPPDVDALFGVIASPKLEDIFYKSKPRYFKRTSSAVWNSPPFSGAKSVLGLPYSLKKY from the exons ATGGCGGGCCCGGCGCAGCTGCCCGCGGTGTGCGGCCGGCGGCTGGCCCAGCTCCTGCGGCAGGTGGATGATACCGACCTGCAGTGGCTGGCGGAGATCCGTGAGGAGGCGGCTAAGATGTTCACGAG CCACTACAGCGATGAGCCGGAGCTGATGCCCAAGACGCCGTCGCAGAAGAGCCGGCAGCGGAGGAAGCGCCTTTCTGCGCTCCGGGAGGAGAACCAGGAGCCCGGCAGGAAGAG ATTGTCTAGAAAGAGGAATAGCAGTCTCAGACTGGCACCCCGTGCACGATGCTCTCAACGACTCCGAAATAAAGAAAACCTAGAACTCAGTAGGGCTGAGGCCAAAGATGTCTCTCCACCAAAACGTGTGACAAGATCTCAGACTGCAACACTTGCTAAAAGCACGGAGAGCTTTCCTAAGATGCCTCCTGGCCAGCAAGCAGGAGAGAAGGTTCCCTTATCCGAAGCTGATATTGGTGATCACGTTAACATGATGACAGACCTCCAGAAGAGTGCATCTAAACCAGCGAAACAGCTCTCCACAACCATCCTCTTAAGCTTAGATGATTGTTCTCCTGAAAAAATCTGGGTTGCCAAATCGCCGCCTGTGCCTGCAGCCACTGAGCTGATAGTTCCTCATACCCCTgaagcaagtgatgcacaagAAAGCAAGCCTGCATCTTGGCTGAACAAGGCAAAGGCAGCTAATAGTACAGTCATTTTAAGTGAAACGCCTGGGCTAGAGGAGGTACATGAGACTGCTCAGGTGCAGGAGGGGTCTGATAAGGAGCCTTCCCAGCCCATAAGGGATAGCCCAGAGACTCCGACAGGTTCTAGGCTCAGCCGTCACTCAGTGCGCAGAAGTCTGATGGGTAAAACTTCCCTGATTCACAGAACCTCCTTGGCAGAGAAATACTCTCTAGCTAGCAAGAGGGAAAGTATGATCCGCAAATCTGTCACCAGGACAATGGTCAAGAGGAAGGCAGCTCAAAAATCATCCGTGTCTTCCAGTTGCATGGATA tctccagctctggagcagtgccagaggatgaagaaacagttGTCAAAACTAG gtCTCCTCCTGGACCTTCTCCCCCCTCCAAGTTG AATCCTCAAAGTCCCCAAATGTCACTTCGCTCTCAAACCATGAGCAGAAATGAACAGCTGCAGGAGACAAGCAACAACG aaagcaacTTAAATAAGAAAGGGGAGACCCAGGAATCACCCCAGAGTGCCAG GAGAAAGCCAAGTTACAAAAGAGCTGTGGATGAATGCTATGACAGTCAGCAAGCAGAAGATGGAGGGCTTTCTCCTCCAAGAAGAAAGACGCCATCCCCTGCCTTTCCAGCCAGCAAA GTTGTCCGtcctttcaaaacatttttgcacaCTGTACAGAAAAACCAGCTCCTCATGATGCCAGCCTCTGTGGGAAAAAATGGAGTAATAAAATCTTTTATCAGGTACAACACTCCTATCCAGTCTGATCCCAAG GAAAAGGAGAGACAGAAGCTAGAGACTctaaggaaaaaacaggaagccgagcagctgagaaaacaaaaactggaggaagaaaagaaacgGCGACTAGGAGAGGCAAAGCT GAAGCGTGAGGAGCGCCTGCGCAAGGTGTTGCAAGCTCGGGAACGGGCAGAACAAATAAAGGAAGAGCGGAAAAGGCGCATTGAGCAGAAGATAGCTCTGTTTGATGAGAAAACTGAGAAG GTGAGGGAAGAAAGGTTGGCAGAGGAGAAgatcaaaaagaaagcagctgctaagaaaatggaagaagcagaggcCCGGCGCAGGCATGATGAAGAggccagaaaacaaaaagcactgcagcag GAAGAGGAGGAACGTCGGCACAGAGAACTAAtccagaagaggaaggaagaggagcaggAACGTGCCAGGAAGATTGCTGAGCAGAGACAGGcagaacaggagagagaaaaacagctggctgcagagagagagctggagaggaagaaggagcaggagaggatCCAGGCAGAAAA GCTACGTGAAAAGCAGGAGAAGGCTGCTCGCCTGCAGAAGGAAGTGTTGGCTGCTAAAGAACAGCTCCGTaaggagatggagaagaaagaa AATTCACCTGTCTGCACTTCATATCAGATGACTCCACGGGCCCAGAAAGATCCAAAGCCCCCCCCAGTAAATCCAGACAACTATGGAATGGATCTGAACAGCGATGACTCTACTGATGATGAAAGCCAGCCTCGCAAGCCCATCCCTGCCTGGGCCACTG GGAATCAGCTTAGCCAAACTGTAATGCACCAGTACTACAACCCTCCCGATGTTGATGCACTCTTTGGGGTGATTGCAAGCCCCAAGCTGGAGGACAtcttttacaaaagcaaaccaCGCTACTTCAAGCGCACAAGCTCTGCTGTGTGGAATTCCCCGCCATTTTCAGGTGCCAAATCGGTTCTAGGTCTGCCATACAGCCTGAAAAAGTACTGA
- the LOC119154584 gene encoding inner centromere protein isoform X1, with protein MAGPAQLPAVCGRRLAQLLRQVDDTDLQWLAEIREEAAKMFTSHYSDEPELMPKTPSQKSRQRRKRLSALREENQEPGRKRLSRKRNSSLRLAPRARCSQRLRNKENLELSRAEAKDVSPPKRVTRSQTATLAKSTESFPKMPPGQQAGEKVPLSEADIGDHVNMMTDLQKSASKPAKQLSTTILLSLDDCSPEKIWVAKSPPVPAATELIVPHTPEASDAQESKPASWLNKAKAANSTVILSETPGLEEVHETAQVQEGSDKEPSQPIRDSPETPTGSRLSRHSVRRSLMGKTSLIHRTSLAEKYSLASKRESMIRKSVTRTMVKRKAAQKSSVSSSCMDISSSGAVPEDEETVVKTRSPPGPSPPSKLNPQSPQMSLRSQTMSRNEQLQETSNNESNLNKKGETQESPQSARRKPSYKRAVDECYDSQQAEDGGLSPPRRKTPSPAFPASKVVRPFKTFLHTVQKNQLLMMPASVGKNGVIKSFIRYNTPIQSDPKGQASMRVQLHRCAYGLAGSWHVEHRSLMLPIHNNCLQNKEKERQKLETLRKKQEAEQLRKQKLEEEKKRRLGEAKLKREERLRKVLQARERAEQIKEERKRRIEQKIALFDEKTEKVREERLAEEKIKKKAAAKKMEEAEARRRHDEEARKQKALQQEEEERRHRELIQKRKEEEQERARKIAEQRQAEQEREKQLAAERELERKKEQERIQAEKLREKQEKAARLQKEVLAAKEQLRKEMEKKEQEKRLAEMRRQEQEQKKLPEEQKAKDKAQTQHLENKENSPVCTSYQMTPRAQKDPKPPPVNPDNYGMDLNSDDSTDDESQPRKPIPAWATGNQLSQTVMHQYYNPPDVDALFGVIASPKLEDIFYKSKPRYFKRTSSAVWNSPPFSGAKSVLGLPYSLKKY; from the exons ATGGCGGGCCCGGCGCAGCTGCCCGCGGTGTGCGGCCGGCGGCTGGCCCAGCTCCTGCGGCAGGTGGATGATACCGACCTGCAGTGGCTGGCGGAGATCCGTGAGGAGGCGGCTAAGATGTTCACGAG CCACTACAGCGATGAGCCGGAGCTGATGCCCAAGACGCCGTCGCAGAAGAGCCGGCAGCGGAGGAAGCGCCTTTCTGCGCTCCGGGAGGAGAACCAGGAGCCCGGCAGGAAGAG ATTGTCTAGAAAGAGGAATAGCAGTCTCAGACTGGCACCCCGTGCACGATGCTCTCAACGACTCCGAAATAAAGAAAACCTAGAACTCAGTAGGGCTGAGGCCAAAGATGTCTCTCCACCAAAACGTGTGACAAGATCTCAGACTGCAACACTTGCTAAAAGCACGGAGAGCTTTCCTAAGATGCCTCCTGGCCAGCAAGCAGGAGAGAAGGTTCCCTTATCCGAAGCTGATATTGGTGATCACGTTAACATGATGACAGACCTCCAGAAGAGTGCATCTAAACCAGCGAAACAGCTCTCCACAACCATCCTCTTAAGCTTAGATGATTGTTCTCCTGAAAAAATCTGGGTTGCCAAATCGCCGCCTGTGCCTGCAGCCACTGAGCTGATAGTTCCTCATACCCCTgaagcaagtgatgcacaagAAAGCAAGCCTGCATCTTGGCTGAACAAGGCAAAGGCAGCTAATAGTACAGTCATTTTAAGTGAAACGCCTGGGCTAGAGGAGGTACATGAGACTGCTCAGGTGCAGGAGGGGTCTGATAAGGAGCCTTCCCAGCCCATAAGGGATAGCCCAGAGACTCCGACAGGTTCTAGGCTCAGCCGTCACTCAGTGCGCAGAAGTCTGATGGGTAAAACTTCCCTGATTCACAGAACCTCCTTGGCAGAGAAATACTCTCTAGCTAGCAAGAGGGAAAGTATGATCCGCAAATCTGTCACCAGGACAATGGTCAAGAGGAAGGCAGCTCAAAAATCATCCGTGTCTTCCAGTTGCATGGATA tctccagctctggagcagtgccagaggatgaagaaacagttGTCAAAACTAG gtCTCCTCCTGGACCTTCTCCCCCCTCCAAGTTG AATCCTCAAAGTCCCCAAATGTCACTTCGCTCTCAAACCATGAGCAGAAATGAACAGCTGCAGGAGACAAGCAACAACG aaagcaacTTAAATAAGAAAGGGGAGACCCAGGAATCACCCCAGAGTGCCAG GAGAAAGCCAAGTTACAAAAGAGCTGTGGATGAATGCTATGACAGTCAGCAAGCAGAAGATGGAGGGCTTTCTCCTCCAAGAAGAAAGACGCCATCCCCTGCCTTTCCAGCCAGCAAA GTTGTCCGtcctttcaaaacatttttgcacaCTGTACAGAAAAACCAGCTCCTCATGATGCCAGCCTCTGTGGGAAAAAATGGAGTAATAAAATCTTTTATCAGGTACAACACTCCTATCCAGTCTGATCCCAAG GGTCAGGCAAGTATGAGGGTGCAGCTTCACAGATGCGCCTATGGACTTGCTGGAAGCTGGCATGTCGAGCACAGATCGCTCATGCTTCCCATACACAACAACTGCCTGCAGAATAAG GAAAAGGAGAGACAGAAGCTAGAGACTctaaggaaaaaacaggaagccgagcagctgagaaaacaaaaactggaggaagaaaagaaacgGCGACTAGGAGAGGCAAAGCT GAAGCGTGAGGAGCGCCTGCGCAAGGTGTTGCAAGCTCGGGAACGGGCAGAACAAATAAAGGAAGAGCGGAAAAGGCGCATTGAGCAGAAGATAGCTCTGTTTGATGAGAAAACTGAGAAG GTGAGGGAAGAAAGGTTGGCAGAGGAGAAgatcaaaaagaaagcagctgctaagaaaatggaagaagcagaggcCCGGCGCAGGCATGATGAAGAggccagaaaacaaaaagcactgcagcag GAAGAGGAGGAACGTCGGCACAGAGAACTAAtccagaagaggaaggaagaggagcaggAACGTGCCAGGAAGATTGCTGAGCAGAGACAGGcagaacaggagagagaaaaacagctggctgcagagagagagctggagaggaagaaggagcaggagaggatCCAGGCAGAAAA GCTACGTGAAAAGCAGGAGAAGGCTGCTCGCCTGCAGAAGGAAGTGTTGGCTGCTAAAGAACAGCTCCGTaaggagatggagaagaaagaa CAGGAGAAGAGGCTAGCAGAGATGAGGAGGCAGGagcaagagcagaagaaactgcCAGAGGAACAAAAGGCTAAAGATAAAGCCCAAACACAGCACCTAGAAAACAAAGAG AATTCACCTGTCTGCACTTCATATCAGATGACTCCACGGGCCCAGAAAGATCCAAAGCCCCCCCCAGTAAATCCAGACAACTATGGAATGGATCTGAACAGCGATGACTCTACTGATGATGAAAGCCAGCCTCGCAAGCCCATCCCTGCCTGGGCCACTG GGAATCAGCTTAGCCAAACTGTAATGCACCAGTACTACAACCCTCCCGATGTTGATGCACTCTTTGGGGTGATTGCAAGCCCCAAGCTGGAGGACAtcttttacaaaagcaaaccaCGCTACTTCAAGCGCACAAGCTCTGCTGTGTGGAATTCCCCGCCATTTTCAGGTGCCAAATCGGTTCTAGGTCTGCCATACAGCCTGAAAAAGTACTGA